From one Nycticebus coucang isolate mNycCou1 chromosome 14, mNycCou1.pri, whole genome shotgun sequence genomic stretch:
- the SELENOH gene encoding selenoprotein H isoform X1 — translation MGRGRFCSRSALGSMAPRGRKRKAEASVVATAEKREKEANRVEGVEEATVVIEHCTSURVYGRNAAALSQALRLEAPELPVKVNPAKPRRGSFEVTLLRPDGSSTELWTGIKKGPPRKLKFPEPQEMVEELKKYLS, via the exons ATGGGGAGAG GTCGGTTCTGTTCCCGGTCGGCTCTAGGCTCTATGGCTCCCCGCGGGAGGAAGCGGAAGGCCGAGGCCTCGGTGGTCGCGACGGCGGAGAAGCGAGAGAAGGAAGCGAACCGTGTGGAGGGAGTGGAGGAGGCGACCGTAGTGATCGAGCATTG CACCAGCTGACGCGTTTATGGGCGCAACGCCGCGGCCCTGAGTCAGGCGCTGCGCCTGGAGGCCCCGGAGCTTCCAGTGAAAGTGAACCCTGCCAAGCCCCGTAGGGGCAGCTTCGAGGTGACATTGCTGCGCCCGGACGGCAGCA GTACAGAGCTCTGGACTGGGATTAAAAAGGGGCCTCCGCGCAAACTCAAATTCCCTGAGCCTCAAGAAATGGTGGAGGAGTTGAAGAAGTACCTTTCGTAG
- the SELENOH gene encoding selenoprotein H isoform X2, with protein sequence MAPRGRKRKAEASVVATAEKREKEANRVEGVEEATVVIEHCTSURVYGRNAAALSQALRLEAPELPVKVNPAKPRRGSFEVTLLRPDGSSTELWTGIKKGPPRKLKFPEPQEMVEELKKYLS encoded by the exons ATGGCTCCCCGCGGGAGGAAGCGGAAGGCCGAGGCCTCGGTGGTCGCGACGGCGGAGAAGCGAGAGAAGGAAGCGAACCGTGTGGAGGGAGTGGAGGAGGCGACCGTAGTGATCGAGCATTG CACCAGCTGACGCGTTTATGGGCGCAACGCCGCGGCCCTGAGTCAGGCGCTGCGCCTGGAGGCCCCGGAGCTTCCAGTGAAAGTGAACCCTGCCAAGCCCCGTAGGGGCAGCTTCGAGGTGACATTGCTGCGCCCGGACGGCAGCA GTACAGAGCTCTGGACTGGGATTAAAAAGGGGCCTCCGCGCAAACTCAAATTCCCTGAGCCTCAAGAAATGGTGGAGGAGTTGAAGAAGTACCTTTCGTAG
- the TMX2 gene encoding thioredoxin-related transmembrane protein 2 isoform X2, protein MFLSAIVMMKNRRSITVEQHIGNIFMFSKVANAILFFRLDLRMGLLYITLCIVFLMTCKPPLYMGPEYIKYFNDKTIDEELEQDKRVTWIVEFFANWSNDCQSFAPIYADLSLKYNCTGLNFGKVDVGRYTDVSTRYKVSTSPLTKQLPTLILFQGGKEVMRRPQIDKKGRAVSWTFSEENVIREFNLNELYQRAKKLSKAGDGIPEEQPMAPTHTTVPDGENKKDK, encoded by the exons ATGTTTCTCAGTGCCATTGTGATGATGAAGAATCGCAGATCCA TCACTGTGGAGCAACATATAGGCAACATCTTCATGTTTAGTAAAGTGGCCAACGCAATTCTTTTCTTCCGCCTGGACCTTCGCATGGGCCTGCTTTACATCACACTCTGCATAG TGTTCCTGATGACCTGCAAACCCCCTCTGTATATGGGCCCTGAATACATCAAGTACTTCAATGATAAAACTATTGAT GAGGAACTAGAGCAGGACAAGAGGGTCACTTGGATTGTGGAGTTCTTTGCCAACTGGTCTAATGATTGCCAATCATTTGCTCCTATCTACGCTGACCTCTCACTCAA GTACAACTGTACAGGGCTAAATTTTGGAAAGGTGGACGTTGGACGCTACACTGATGTTAGTACACG GTACAAAGTGAGTACATCACCCCTCACCAAACAACTCCCTACCCTGATCCTGTTCCAAGGTGGCAAAGAAGTAATGCGGCGACCACAGATTGACAAGAAGGGACGAGCTGTCTCCTGGACCTTCTCTGAG GAGAATGTGATCCGAGAATTCAACTTGAATGAGCTATACCAGCGGGCCAAGAAGTTATCAAAGGCTGGAGACGGTATCCCTGAGGAGCAGCCTATGGCTCCAACTCACACCACAGTGCCAGATGGGGAAAACAAGAAGGACAAATAG